A genome region from Chlorobaculum tepidum TLS includes the following:
- a CDS encoding response regulator, protein MLGYSEMLSNSFPETDKRHKRIEVIHHAALRARGLVQQLLAFSSRQTLEFRMLDLNRVVRDFEQLLRRTIRDDINIRYHLHDGRLVIQGDVGQIKQIIMNLAVNAEDAMPSGGELTVKTSTMVIGKGQEKYFEGLPSGDYAVLTVCDTGTGIDQETLACKGRGTGLGLSTVYGIVRQHGGIIQAGSEAGSGASFRVCFPLRESEPEPLQPVKPKPHQKGEGAKVLVVEDDEIVRKFVVQALDEEGFETREAENGQAALELLEKGDFKPELLLTDLVMRGMNGRMLYEKVCDFMPGIKVIYMSGYPKDIISRHGVLDTGLSFLLKPFPVPVLLDKVKDVLKNGE, encoded by the coding sequence GTGCTCGGTTATTCCGAGATGCTTTCAAACAGTTTCCCTGAGACCGACAAACGCCACAAGCGCATCGAGGTCATTCATCATGCGGCGCTCAGGGCGCGCGGTCTTGTTCAGCAGCTCCTGGCCTTCAGCAGCCGCCAGACGCTTGAATTCAGAATGCTTGACCTCAACCGGGTTGTCAGGGATTTCGAGCAGTTGCTCCGCAGAACCATCCGGGACGATATCAATATTCGGTATCATCTGCATGACGGGAGGCTGGTCATTCAAGGAGATGTTGGCCAGATCAAACAGATTATCATGAATCTTGCGGTCAACGCCGAGGATGCGATGCCATCGGGTGGAGAATTAACCGTGAAGACTTCAACGATGGTGATCGGCAAGGGGCAGGAGAAATATTTCGAAGGGTTGCCCAGCGGAGACTATGCTGTTTTGACCGTTTGCGATACGGGCACGGGGATCGATCAGGAGACGCTTGCCTGCAAAGGGCGGGGGACTGGTCTCGGTCTTTCGACGGTTTATGGTATTGTCAGGCAGCATGGAGGCATCATTCAGGCGGGGAGTGAGGCTGGTTCTGGAGCCTCGTTCAGGGTATGCTTCCCTCTCCGGGAGAGCGAACCTGAGCCGCTTCAGCCGGTTAAGCCAAAGCCGCATCAGAAAGGCGAGGGGGCAAAAGTGCTGGTTGTCGAGGATGACGAGATTGTTCGCAAATTCGTCGTTCAGGCTTTAGACGAAGAGGGATTCGAAACCCGTGAGGCGGAGAACGGACAAGCGGCGCTGGAGCTGCTTGAAAAAGGCGATTTCAAGCCCGAGCTGTTACTGACTGATCTGGTCATGCGCGGCATGAACGGGCGGATGCTCTATGAAAAGGTGTGTGACTTCATGCCTGGCATCAAGGTGATCTACATGTCGGGGTACCCCAAGGACATCATTTCCCGGCACGGCGTACTCGATACGGGGCTGTCATTTCTGCTGAAGCCGTTTCCGGTTCCGGTGCTTCTGGATAAGGTGAAAGACGTGCTAAAAAACGGAGAATGA